One part of the Mya arenaria isolate MELC-2E11 chromosome 3, ASM2691426v1 genome encodes these proteins:
- the LOC128226392 gene encoding histidine-rich glycoprotein-like, which yields MLCERRSPTPIDHSHHGGDRNRHLLCERRSPTPLDHSRHDGDRNRHRLCERRSPTPLDHSRHDGDRNRHLLCKRRPPTPLDHSRHDGYRSRHLLCKRPTPTTLDHSHHDGDRNRHLLCKRRPPTPLDHPRHDGDRSRHLLCKRQLPTPLDHSRHDDHSHHGGDRCIHLFGERRPPSPLDHFHHGGDRNRHLLGDRRSPTPLGHSHHGDDRYRHLLCKRRSPTPLDHSHHSDDRYRHLLCKRRSPRPLDHSHHGGDRSRHLFGERRLPLPLDHFHHGDDRSRHLFGERRLPLQLDHSHHGDDRSPHLFGERRLPLPLDHSHHGDDRSRHLFGERRLPLPLDHSHHGDDRSRHLFGERRLPLPLDHSHHGDDRSRHLFGERRLPLPLDHSHHGDDRSRHLFGERRLPLPLDLNGNV from the exons ATGTTGTGTGAGAGGCGGTCACCTACACcaatagaccactctcaccatgGTGGTGATCGAAACCGACATCTGTTGTGTGAGAGGCGGtcacctacaccactagaccactctcgcCATGATGGTGATCGAAACCGACACCGGTTGTGCGAGAGACGGtcacctacaccactagaccactcccgCCATGATGGTGATCGAAACCGACATCTGTTGTGTAAGAGGCGGccacctacaccactagaccactcccgCCATGATGGTTATCGAAGCCGACACCTGTTGTGTAAGAGGCCGACACCTACaacactagaccactcccaccATGATGGTGATCGAAACCGACATCTGTTGTGTAAGAGGCGGccacctacaccactagaccacccCCGCCATGATGGTGATCGAAGCCGACACCTTTTGTGTAAGAGGCAGCTacctacaccactagaccactcccgCCATGATG accactctcaccatgGCGGTGATCGATGCATACACCTGTTTGGTGAGAGGCGGCCACCttcaccactagaccactttcaccatGGTGGTGATCGAAACCGACATCTGTTGGGTGATAGGCGGTCACCTacaccactaggccactctcaccaTGGTGATGATCGTTACCGCCACCTGTTGTGTAAGAGGCGGtcacctacaccactagaccactctcaccatAGTGATGATCGTTACCGCCACCTGTTGTGTAAGAGGCGGTCACCAagaccactagaccactctcaccatgGCGGTGATCGAAGCCGACACCTGTTTGGTGAGAGGCGGCTACccttaccactagaccactttcaccatGGAGATGATCGAAGCCGACACCTGTTTGGTGAGAGGCGGCTACctttacaactagaccactctcaccatgGAGATGATCGAAGCCCACACCTGTTTGGTGAGAGGCGGctacctttaccactagaccactctcaccatgGTGATGATCGAAGCCGACACCTGTTTGGTGAGAGGCGGctacctttaccactagaccactctcaccatgGAGATGATCGAAGCCGACACCTGTTTGGTGAGAGGCGGctacctttaccactagaccactctcaccatgGAGATGATCGAAGCCGACACCTGTTTGGTGAGAGGCGGctacctttaccactagaccactctcaccatgGTGATGATCGAAGCCGACACCTGTTTGGTGAGAGGCGGctacctttaccactagacctcAATGGCAACGTGTAA